In a single window of the Cydia pomonella isolate Wapato2018A chromosome 2, ilCydPomo1, whole genome shotgun sequence genome:
- the LOC133534767 gene encoding carotenoid isomerooxygenase, whose product MAACKENLYPNCDPTVWLRSCEEEVTEPLEGQITGEIPSWVRGSLLRNGPGSLQVGSERFDHLFDSSALLHRFAIHDGNATYQCRFLQSNTYKRNQAARRIVVTEFGTSAAPDPCHTIFDRVSALFDPGESMSDNAMISLYPFGDEMYAFTEGPVIHRVDPVTLDTLGRRNLTQSLALVNHTSHPHVMPNGDVYNVGMSLVKGRLQHVVVKFPFTEKGDMFERARIVGSMKPRWPLHPAYMHTFGITDNYFVIVEQPLSVSLVGVVRNQLSNKPLARSLQWYPQHETHIVLISRKTGKEVTRYRTDTLFYLHIINSYEQDGRLIVDICAYNDAKVIDAMYIKAIESMQSNADYAEWFRGRPKRVEIPLDAPRLTRIAPRLLAGLGCETPRIHYDLHNGKPYRFFYAISSDVDVENPGLIIKVDTATSEIRTWCDADCYPSEPVFVPRPGAKAEDDGVLLSAVVRGAGDPCAVALLVLEAATLRELARVMFRTPSPAPKCLHGWFLPERV is encoded by the exons ATGGCTGCATGTAAAGAGAATCTGTATCCTAACTGCGATCCGACTGTATGGCTCCGATCCTGCGAGGAGGAGGTCACTGAACCATTGGAGGGACAAATTacag GTGAAATTCCATCGTGGGTACGCGGTAGCCTGCTGCGGAACGGGCCAGGGTCACTCCAAGTTGGCTCCGAGCGGTTCGATCACCTGTTTGACAGCTCCGCCCTGCTGCACAG GTTTGCTATCCACGATGGGAATGCTACATATCAGTGCCGTTTTCTGCAGTCTAACACATACAAGCGTAACCAGGCGGCGCGGCGCATAGTCGTCACGGAGTTCGGCACCAGCGCGGCTCCCGATCCATGCCACACCATTTTTGACAG agTATCAGCACTTTTTGATCCTGGAGAGTCAATGTCGGACAACGCCATGATTTCTCTGTACCCGTTCGGTGACGAGATGTATGCCTTCACAGAGGGACCAGTCATTCACAG GGTGGACCCGGTAACGCTGGACACGCTGGGGCGGAGGAACCTGACACAGAGCCTGGCGCTGGTAAACCACACATCGCATCCCCACGTCATGCCCAACG GAGACGTGTATAACGTGGGCATGTCCCTCGTAAAAGGACGCCTGCAGCATGTCGTGGTCAAATTCCCATTCACCGAAAAAG GGGATATGTTCGAGCGAGCTCGCATCGTAGGTAGCATGAAACCACGATGGCCATTACACCCCGCATACATGCATACTTTtg gtATAACGGACAACTATTTCGTGATAGTAGAACAGCCCCTGTCGGTGTCCCTGGTGGGCGTGGTGCGGAACCAGCTCTCTAACAAGCCCCTCGCGCGGAGCTTGCAGTGGTACCCGCAACACGAG ACGCACATAGTCCTAATAAGTCGAAAAACTGGGAAAGAAGTGACGCGATACCGGACTGACACCTTGTTTTACCTCCACATCATCAACTCGTATGAACAGGACGGCAGGCTGATCGTCGATATTTGTGCGTATAATGACGCTAAGGTGATAGATGCTATGTACATCAAGGCCATTGAA TCGATGCAAAGCAACGCAGACTACGCGGAGTGGTTCCGCGGACGGCCCAAGCGGGTGGAGATCCCGCTAGACGCCCCGCGGCTCACCCGCATCGCGCCCCGCCTGCTGGCGGGCCTCGGCTGCGAGACGCCCAGGATACACTACGACCTACATAATG gaaagCCCTATCGTTTCTTCTACGCGATTAGTTCAGACGTCGACGTTGAAAACCCGGGATTG ATCATCAAAGTGGACACGGCGACAAGTGAGATCCGGACGTGGTGCGACGCGGACTGCTATCCCAGCGAGCCCGTCTTCGTACCGCGACCAGGTGCTAAG GCAGAAGACGACGGCGTGTTGCTGAGCGCGGTGGTGCGCGGTGCGGGCGATCCATGCGCCGTGGCGCTGCTGGTGCTGGAGGCCGCAACCCTGCGCGAACTCGCGCGCGTCATGTTCCGCACGCCTTCGCCTGCGCCCAAGTGCCTGCACGGATGGTTTCTGCCCGAGCGGGTTTAG